A stretch of Miscanthus floridulus cultivar M001 chromosome 13, ASM1932011v1, whole genome shotgun sequence DNA encodes these proteins:
- the LOC136498904 gene encoding receptor-like protein kinase HSL1 yields MTPLLLLRLLCLLPLATAASAALPADFTAQLATKSSLSDPASALVAWDPRHSPSPCRWPHLLCSSNRSSVSDAHAPAVVASLLLSNLSLAGTFPSALCSLGSLVHLDLSYNSLTGPLPPCLAALPSLTHLDLAGNAFSGEVPGAYGAGFPSLASLSLAGNDLSDSFIGFLFNVTALEELLLAYNPFAPSPLPEDVSGATRLRLLWLAGCGLVGEIPPSIGSLSGLVNLDLFTNNLTGDIPSSIRRMENAMQIELYSNQLTGSVPEGLSGEIPADVFLAPRLESLHLYQNELSGRLPATLGQAPALADLRLFSNRLVGELPPEFGKNYPLEFLDLSDNRISGIIPAALCNAGKLEQLLILNNELVGPIPAELGQ; encoded by the coding sequence ATgactcccctgctcctcctccgcctgctgtGCCTCCTCCCcctcgccaccgccgcctccgccgcgctACCCGCAGACTTCACCGCGCAACTCGCCACCAAGTCCTCCCTCTCTGACCCCGCGTCCGCGCTCGTCGCCTGGGACCCGCGACATTCCCCGTCGCCCTGCCGCTGGCCGCACCTGCTCTGCTCCTCCAACCGCTCCTCCGTCTCCGATGCCCATGCCCCAGCCGTCGTCGCCTCGCTCCTCCTCTCCAACCTCTCCCTCGCCGGCACGTTCCCGTCCGCGCTCTGCTCGCTGGGGTCGCTCGTCCATCTCGACCTCTCATACAACTCCCTGACCGGGCCCCTGCCGCCCTGCCTCGCCGCGCTACCGTCGCTCACGCACCTCGACCTCGCCGGCAACGCGTTCTCCGGCGAGGTGCCAGGAGCCTACGGCGCCGGGTTCCCTTCCCTCGCCTCGCTCAGCCTCGCCGGCAACGACCTCTCCGATTCATTCATTGGGTTCTTGTTCAACGTCACCGCGCTCGAGGAGCTCCTCCTCGCGTACAATCCCTTCGCGCCGTCGCCGCTGCCGGAGGACGTCTCCGGCGCCACACGGCTCCGCCTGCTGTGGCTCGCCGGGTGCGGCCTCGTCGGGGAAATCCCGCCGTCGATCGGGAGCCTCAGCGGCCTCGTCAACCTGGACCTTTTCACGAACAACCTGACCGGCGATATCCCGTCGAGCATCCGGAGGATGGAGAACGCCATGCAGATCGAGCTCTACTCGAATCAGCTCACCGGGAGCGTGCCGGAGGGCCTCTCGGGCGAGATACCGGCGGACGTGTTCCTCGCGCCCAGGCTGGAGAGCCTGCACCTGTACCAGAACGAACTGTCCGGCCGCTTGCCCGCGACGTTAGGGCAGGCGCCCGCTTTGGCAGACCTCAGGCTCTTCAGCAACCGTCTCGTCGGGGAGCTGCCGCCGGAGTTCGGGAAGAACTACCCGCTCGAGTTCCTGGACCTGTCGGACAACCGGATCTCCGGCATTATTCCGGCGGCTCTGTGCAATGCCGGGAAGCTGGAGCAGCTCCTGATACTGAACAACGAACTGGTCGGTCCCATCCCGGCGGAGCTCGGGCAATGA